Below is a window of Schistocerca cancellata isolate TAMUIC-IGC-003103 chromosome 4, iqSchCanc2.1, whole genome shotgun sequence DNA.
AGAGGCGACTTTGTGCAGCGCTGCCAGcacagtcaagggtaaccgcagccatggcctccgggctgatagtccgtgctgctgcaaacgtcgtcgaactgttcgtgcagatggttgttgtcttgcaaacgtctccatctgttaactcagggatcgagacgtggctgcacgatccgttagagccatgcggataagatgcctgtcgtctcgactgctagtgatacgaggccgttgggatccagcacggcgttccgtattaccctcctgaacccagcgctggatctcgaccgacgcgagcagcaatgtcgcgatacgataaaccccaatcgcgataggctacaatccgacctttatcaaagtcggaaacgcgatggtacgcatttctcctccttacacgaggcatcacaacaacgttttaccaggcaacgccggtcaactgctgtttgtgtatgagaagtaggttggaaactttcctcatgtcagcacgctgtaggtgtcgccaccggcgccaaccttgtgtgaatgctctgaaaagctaatcatttgcatatcatagcatctttttcctgtcggttaaatttcgcgtctgtatcacgtcattttcgtggtgtagcaattttaatggccagtagtgtatttagggaGGAAAGCAAAAAAGGTATGTCTTTCGTGTCAGGCGTTCACCGTTACTAAGTATTGTTCCAGTAGTTTGTCCCTAACGTGGATGTTTACTTCCGTGCCAACCGTTAGTATATTTCTGTGGTGAATTGCTCCTGGTATTGCCACgtgtaaatatatttttaaacgCAGAAAATGATACCGTGACTTTCTGACAATTGTCCTCTGTTTGGGAAGCCGACTGATGGACAATTTATTTTGTTCCCGATTACAAACGGGAAATAGCTCACCGAACCAGAATGGAGAAAAACAAAAGCTACATAACGTCCGCAGGGAACGTCGTTAGCCCGTTGTTAGCCACAGCGCTGCAGCTCGTCGATCCGAGAGGCGACTTTGTGCAGCGCTGCCAGCACAGAGGCGACTTCTCGATTTTTTTGCGCAGCGTTTGAATGCGAGGTGTGAACCGTGACGAGGCCGCCAAAGGTTAGCTAATGAGTCGGCGAGGCGGGACGGCACGCCGGAGCCGCAGCagccgcgcgcgcgcgcatgcgcggAGCGGCGGCCCGCGTCGGCCGGCCGCGGGCCTCGGCGCGGCACTCGCAGCGGCGCGGCTCAGCAGTCAGCATGCAGGACGACAGCGGCGACTGctccgcggcggcggtggcggcggcggcggcctttcCCCCCGTGCTCGAGCTCAACGTGGGCGGCGTCTACTACACGACGGCGCTCAGCACGCTCACGCTGACGCCGTCGCTGCTCGCCGACACGTTCTCGGGCAGGACGGCGGTGCCGCCGAGGGACGCCAAGGGCCGCTACTTTCTGGACCGCGACGGCGTGCTGTTCCGCTACGTGCTGGACTTCCTGCGCAACGGCGCGCTCGTGCTGCCCGACAGCTTCCGCGAGGGCCAGCGGCTGCGCCAGGAGGCGCTGCACTTCCGCCTGCCCGCGCTCGCCGACGCCGTCACTCGACAGGTGCGCCTGCGCCTCGCGCCCCGCGCCACCTATTGCTCTAGCACTTCGCAGCGCGCCGTGCCCGACACCTAATGTCGCCCTTATTTCTCACTAGACGTATTTACAGCAACTCTCCCGCAAACATTCATTTACGGATAACTCGTCTGTTACCACAATAGTCTTGTACCAGACGTCAGGTACAGATACATAAAAAGTataattagtaaaaaataaaaggcTGGTAAAGACTCCAAAATTTACGGTTAACCACTTGTAGAGAAGGACTGCGAGACACTTGCAAGTCAATGCGAGTGTttctaaaaattcaattaaaattacGGACTGAGAGGGCATAAATTTGGTTTCCTCACTGGACGTGTGACTGTCTTGTATCGTTATAGAGCACACAGGTTTGCCGGAACAGTAATTGCATCAAAGTCTGGATCATTTACTAGCCTTAAATGTTTCACTATCCGTAAGATACGATTTCTCTGTGTAGCTGTACCTGATGATATGCGCACGCCTGCAACTAATACAGCAATATTGAACTAATTAGCGCTAAGAGACCAGTGGCGGGCAGTTTCTTATTACTCTGAGTATTTCATACAGTCACTGACAAATACACAGCATTAGTAACGTTGAAAATTCGTCGTGAATCTCAACTGATTTTAAATATTGCTAGAATTTATATTAGCTTTCTACTTAAGTGCAACCACTAGAGACAGTTTTTTACCACTAACTTTGTCGTCATTAGTTACTTCCATCACACCTACGTTTTAAGAGCTCGACATATATACGTTGTGTACATTTTAgcactacttttttttatttcttcacccgtGCCACGTACTACTGCCCAATAGAAATGCGACACAGAAAAATAAATAGATCCCAGGGAATGACACGTATAGAGGAAAATCTTGAAACGTATTGCTAAATGTCTTCACGACTCTCTAACCTGCTAGCCTGTAATATTTTGAGAAGGAATAAATGATACAGCATTTCCGGAACTACTATCTGTCACTGTATCTATAAATGCGCCTGGTTAAAAATTATATGTCTTGGTGTATAACTCAAGTATCAGTAATAAATTGTCTACTTCCTCTTCTTACTTGTACACAGTATTCTGCCAAAGCCAGCTTGTGTATTTCCTTGATAGAAGATTGATTAAACAATAAATttgtatttatgctgctgaaattgTGTACCAGGATGATGAAGCTCTTTTAAGCATGACTATGGTGAAAGTATAAATTAAAAGTAAATTTAGATCTATGCCTCATCTGCCGTTGTGTAATTGTAGCCTTCAGAGTAACAAAATCAAGCATTTTATTAATGGAACGTGATTTAAAACCAAGAAAAATGTTTTTGGAAACTTAAACATCCATTCTAGAATAACAAAAACATCCTTTAACAGTAGTGGAATCATAGGATACTACTATTCACATTTGTAAAAAGCGTAGTTGGAAGCATCTCAGTGCTTGCTGGGCAGCTTCAGTTTTCAGACGTTCCATACTGGTTTTCCACATGATCACATGATATATTGCCTTCACTGAACATTTTCAGTGTAGAACTATGAGGAAAGTAAAGATAAGCGTTTCTAGTGTATGTAAACACTGAGACTGTTAGTTTTACTTGATATTATCATTTTCTGGAATAATATGACTTTATTTCATGCTGTGTCAGTTGAAACTTTTATTGCTGCCTAACAACTAACACATTACTTGTATTTCAGATTGACTCAGGCATCTAGCGGCACAGGTTAACTATCCTCTTACGTGCTCCATGATACGCTGGGCCacatactgctttttttttttttttttttcaaacccgcGTCTTGGTCTCCTGTTTCATGtgaattcgttttttcctcactcctGATGGAGAAAAAAACTACGGAGACCTCATTTCTGATGGTTAACGTCCCGTAAAAGTCACAACAGGCACAGCATCACCTCAAGCTTACTCAGGAAACATTCCGCGACGGCGAAGAAGAGGAGAGGGGGTAGCCATTGACTGTGACCTTCTCGGAGAAAGCAACAGTCGCCTGATGGGCCTGCCGGAAGCACTAAATTTTGTACGTCAGGATAAGAGCCTGCAATGACACTTTTAAAGATATATTCACATACACTTGCCAATTATCTGTGTTAAATAAATTACAAGTCAAGTCGACTACACCAGACAGCTGCCAATGATAATATAATGTAGGGTCATAAGACTAGATGATAGCACTTCATCATTTTCCCCCAGCAAACTGCAAAATATGATTAACTGGCACATGGTTAACGCCAAAAGATTATTTCCCAAtgctaaaaaaattcaaataacttCATACGTACACTACTTTTTGTGCCGTTTTATAGCCACAGAAGGCTATTACTGCATCAAAGAACTATCCTCTCTACACCATTAACCTCTTCGAGTTTACTGAACTTTCAGTTATCTGCTACATACTGTATGTGTAACACCTACGTTTCATATTCGTCCCACTGACCATGCAAAATATTACTTCTTTCTTTTATTGAAATCACTATTAAATCTATCCAGCATCATTGTCATCCTAGTATGACAGGGTTTTCTGAAAATTCTTTCCTTCTTTAAAGCATCAAAATTTACTCTTTCGTGCAACGCTGTCTGCTCTGTCTCAGGGATAAAAATCACAGATTCTGCTGCTGACGGAACAGAAAATGTCTAATCAAAAGAATAATTTTCATAGTACATCCCTTGCAAAAGCAGTCTTCAATCAAAAGTTGAGTGAAAGTAGGGAATTATTTTTAGGTCAGCATAATTAAGCGTTACCTGCACCGATTCAAAAGACTACAAAACCTTTACCACGTTAATTTTCCCAATTACAAACAGTAGGACTTAGAACGACGAAATGTcctcatttatttttagaaaagTAACATTAAAGCTACATGTTGGAGTCGTTCGCAGTGCGTAAACCAGTTTGTTTTCGCCTTAATGATAGCACAGGAAATGCTTTACGGTGAAAGCGATCCCCGTAAATGAAAATCCGATGGGCACAGGGGATCTGCTTATCACTTCAAGCATACCTGCTTGAAACAGAAATGTAGCTCAATTATTTGAGATGTCAAAGTAAGATAAGTAGGTTCACTGCATTGAttcccatgaactaaatggtggtatatttgtttctaattttttttgatGATTGTACAAGATATGAGTCCCAAGAACACTCAACGATAGGGCCGTTTTTCTTATGAATGAGAAACACAAACAGTGGATGCTGTACAGTGTTAATTCATTTCGCGAACCGGTTCCCGGTTCACAAAACCATAATCAGAGAGTAACTGATTCAGTCATCTACTGTCTTATGATATTGTAAGCAGAGAACAGGTTCACGAAACAAAGCAGTAAAGCGGAACGACTTCAGTTTGTGGTTGCCACTGATACATATGGAATCGTTCTACCAAACAGCGACCCAAGAATCCATTAACGAGTTAGGGTTCTTATTTAAAATAAAGACGTTGCGAAATTTCACAATATTTCGGATTTGATTTTAATCTTCAGTGAACGTAAATTATGACGCTGATACACGAGCAGCTTAGTATTATTTATGAATGGGTAAAATAACTTTTCAGTTAATTGGACAATGTGCTAACATAATGAACAGACATGGTTACCTGACATGATCATTCAGTGCAGGCGGCAATCTATAATTTTGTATTGTAATCTTCTTTcgaaaaccaatttatttgccaaGGTCGCTATGTTAACAAAATAACGGGATTACTAGTTTTAGCAATATGTATTGCCACCCTCAGATCCATAAAACCGGACGGTGATAGTTACGTCATGCACTGCTTACATCGCAGGCGGACtataaaatatgtataaaaaatcAAGGCATTAAAATGACATTCCAGGTGTTCTGTCGTAAAGTATGTACAAGTTTGAGTACACTTGAGATGTATCTGTCTTGTTTGACCCAGGCGTAGTCAAAATTGTAGATACTTTATGATAGAACACCTGTTATGTCATTTTAATGCCTTGACTTGAAGCAGATTTTATAGTCCTCATGTGACAGAATGATGTAAGCATTGCATGATATAACTATCACTGCCCGGTTTTATGGGTGTGAGGATGGCAATACATTTTACCGAAACTAGTGATCCAGTAATTATGTTAACACAACGATCTTGGCAAACAAATTGGTTTTCAAAAGGAGACTACAGTACTTAATGAAGAGAACCTATAAAAGGCCAAGTTCGAGAGTTTTCTGTAACAAAttgagatgaagaaattgaaataaattgtGACTGTACGTTTCAAAGAATCAAGAGGTATAGCTGCTGTGATAGCAGCGTGTGATTAGCTTCCATTTTCGTAAGGAGGTTATCCTTTCGATAATTTAACAGTTATAGGGCACTTCGCAGCAATTACTTATaagagaatgaaataaaataatctcATAATACGTAACTAATTACGTTCCGCTGAAAATGAATAACACGTATAAAACACCTGAAGACTGTGATCGGACACTCAGTTATAAACAACTTTCAAGATGATTATGACAGTAACGCGTGAAGTTTGCATTTTGATGCCGTTCATTGTCACATACCATCTCGGTTGGTCAATTCATATTATTTGAAAATTCATACGAGGTGTTGTTAAGCTTACCACGTTCAATCAAACCCGACTGCTGTACATAGCACCACAACTGATCACGTAGGTAGTACTTTATGGGTAAATTACCGAACCAAATTTCCAACCAAAATGTTACCACATTCGTTagttacagggtgaacattaaaaaaaccgacaaactgcagggattgaTTCCtggctgaaaatggagaaaaaatgtGCTATGAATATGTGGCCGGAaacggacggtgtgcgtgcaacgacgacagttgttggctctgagcactatgggacttaacatctgaggtcatcagtcccctagaacttagaactacttaaacctaactaacctaaggacatcacacacatccatgccggaggcaggattcgaacctgcgaccgtagcggtcgcgcggttccagactgaagcgcctagaaccgctcggcgacattgTCCGGTGCAACGAtgacaaatcgtcccggaacacagtacagagctacaTCGCATCCACGACATAGCAGCTGTTCAAAGTGGCTTTCATGGGATGCAATGCATGCATTCACAAGTCACATCatcgtacttcggcttacaccatgttggcgcgTCGCTTCCCTCGAGCTTTTACTAGGGTTCGTCGCAAtttcctgtagaacctggtcctcgaaatctggtgtacgcacagttcgCCACCTCCATGTACGTTCGTCTGTCgtaaaggacccatgatcacacaaaagcCCGAACAGATGTAGAtggtgtctgtgagagtacttgttttggtatgaCCGTGCTGCTTTTCAACCGTTTCCATATgcctggccgtacacaaacaccatctcggctcgtTCTAGACATGAATACGGGAccattctgctacttacagtacTCTGCTTCGTTCACCCAGACTGCAACACGCAAATAACACACGGCGCTTGGTCAGaggaaatcaccgaagttaagcgctgtcgggggtggtcggcacttggatgggtgaccatccagtccgccatgcgctgttgccatttttcggggtgcactcagcctcgtgatgccaattgaggagatactcaaatggttcaaatggctctgagcactatgggactcaacatcttaggtcataagtcccctagaacttagaactacttaaacctaactaacctaaggacatcacacacacccatgcccgaggcaggattcgaacctgcgaccgtagcagtcccgcggttccgg
It encodes the following:
- the LOC126184182 gene encoding BTB/POZ domain-containing protein KCTD12 codes for the protein MRGAAARVGRPRASARHSQRRGSAVSMQDDSGDCSAAAVAAAAAFPPVLELNVGGVYYTTALSTLTLTPSLLADTFSGRTAVPPRDAKGRYFLDRDGVLFRYVLDFLRNGALVLPDSFREGQRLRQEALHFRLPALADAVTRQKEEDQACAGSGKGRGAPGFITVGYRGSFAFGRDGLADVKFRKLSRILVCGRVALCRDVFGETLNESRDPDHGLSDRYTSRFFLKHSFIEQAFDMLQEHGFKLAGSCGSGTAGGSVTDLKPGVDTEENRWNHYNEFVFVRE